Part of the Chaetodon trifascialis isolate fChaTrf1 chromosome 1, fChaTrf1.hap1, whole genome shotgun sequence genome, AACAGTTTGAACGTCATAGGTAGATGAGCTACTAATTCATCAATGTGTTGTTGGGTCGTTTCACGTGAAGTTAAACTTGCTAACTGTTGTCAATTTGAGCTGAGACTAAAGCTTTACAAGATAAATAATTGTTCTTATGcgtaattaaaataaaaatctacatTATACAAGCCACTTGGTGTCCATGGCTGGAAATTGACATGAATATTGGTTCAGCTTAGTGCTGAATCGGTTAGTAGATTGACAGAAAACCAAAGACAAATTTGACAACCCATTAATAGTTCAAGTGATTTTATAAAGAAAGAATAGCAAACATTTCCAGCTTTTCCACTGCACGAATTTGCTGCTACACTCtgggaatgaatgaatgaatgaatgaatgaatgaatgaatgaatgtaaatgtttgctGATTTTCTTCTGTGCCTGAATCTGTTGGTTTTAGGTTGCTAGTCAGACAAAGAAAACGATATAAAGGAGCACCTTTGATCCCAGGATCTTTCTGTTTGCATTTATCACTGTTTTCTAACCTCTCATTCTTACTGATAATAATGATCATCATTAGCTGCAGTCCCAGCCAAAAGTGTTGACATGGGCAACAATTTCGTAGCTTTACCCATTTTCACCTATTGCACGAATCATTATTTTCTCACAGATAATGGATGACGATGTGTCCATGCATAGACTGGAAGGGTGTGATCCAGCTGCTCAAGTTGGCGGACTTATAGTAAAGAAGAAGAGTGCGGCTGCAGAGCCACATGTTTTTCGGGCTCCCACTCCGCGCACCTCCTTGCTGGGCTTGGATCTGCTGGCCGCCCAGAAAAGGAAGGAGCGTGAATGTAAGGAACAGGCTGATGCCAATGACGATGACAGAAACTGCAAGAAGTCAAAGGTTTCCTCGTACAAGGACTGGGAGGAAGGTAAAAGTGACTCTGGAtcagatgaagaagatgatgataaGAACAGAGGTGCCAAGAAAGAGAGGTGAGTGTCAGTCCTTCACACACagtaatattttatttatagtgATGGGTGATGTACAAATAGACAGTAAACGCCCATGTCCATGGAGAGCAGTTCAGTATTAAATATAAAagacattatgaaataaaaaacttTCATAATGCCACTTTGCAAAGACATTCAGATGAAAAGTCATATTTTGAATTAAATGGAATTATGTACTAAACACTTTGACAAAGTATCGGATTATTTTGCAATTTCATTGTTagaatattttgtttgtatttgtatttgttcatataatcattcattttcattcatgtcttatttatttatttactattGAATACTTTGGGTCTCTTCAGTCGTGGACATCCCAGTTTGCGATCTTGTAAAGTACTTTTTTGTGGAATTCTTTCAGAGAAAAAGGTCAGCGaactaaaacagtgaaaatattaaaccaGCACTGCCACTGTGAATTCATAAATGCATAGATGCTCTGTGTGCATGCGCCGACCATGTGTAcagcctgttgcagtcgctcctgtttaaacaatttccccttggggatcaataaagtatttctgattctgataaatgAACTTACAATATGAACACCACTTTCTTTTGGCATTTATGTATTTCTAGAATTTGTTCTCCTTTTACACAGACTTTATTTTACTAACAGTAGTAGTGCACAAATGTGTATTGCATGACAAATctgtcatattttattttcttagtGCCAGCAGAAAGTATCGAGTAACTGGCTCCGAAACACCGTCAAACCCCGGAGGGGTCAGTGAAGAGTTCAGACGCCGacaccagcagagggagaaagaccGACGTGAGCACGGAGTCTATGCCTCCTccaaagaggagaggaacagagaaagagagcgagaaaggAGCAGGGATAAGGGCAGGGACCGAAGGAGCGAAAGAGGTGATTCTAAAGTTACTTAGTCATGTAGTAGTAGTTGTATTTGAATGCAGTTAGACTTTTGGTTGTAGTCCAGCATCATTTCTCATGTAAAAAGTCCAGACATTTGCTGGTAATAGCCTCTTTGGGAGGGTATGCCTGATATTTCTCTATTAAATTTTTTGTAAATTGGATCCATTTTGAGTCTTTTTCCCTGTTGTTAGAACAATTAACAGTTACATTTGGAACTCAGGCAACTTGtgttattttcccttttttttggcAAAATATCTGTACAAGTATTTGAAAAACATAATTGGTTGATCTGTCAATAATGAAAGTAAAGTCAGGGTTGCTGAGAGTAACTTTCTGTGGTTTCTGTCGGTCAGATGAGCGCGAGAGCAGCCACAGCCGTAGCGGCGGCCGGTCGGAGCGTTCGGAGCGCGGTGAGAGGAGCGAGCGCTCACAGAGAGATGGCTGGTCCGATCGCATCAGCCGGGGGAGCAAGAGAGACGAACCGCTGACACCACAGCATCGCCCCAGAGGTAGTTTTATTTTACCGGCTAGTATTTCCAATTCATGAGGACCTTATACTTATAAATGGTTGACtgaggttgttttgtttttacatagATTCTTTCACACCCTCACGCTCCAACTGGGAAGAGGATGACAGCGGTTATGCCAGTTCACGGCATTCCCAGTGGGAGTCCCCCTCGCCCGCCCCATCTCACAAAGAGTCAGATCGCTCAGAGCGAAGCCATCGCTCCAGccgagagagtgagaggagggacAGGTAAACAACTGTCATTCATATCATCTCACATCTTTTTATCCCCAGGACTCAAAGCCTTAATTTTATATGACAAATAGAAGGTCAAGTGCACGATGGAATTGTAATAACAAACAATAATCATAGTTTCAGGCTCTTAGAATAATTGCAACTGAAgataaagacaaacattttcttattttttattgttttaatgtaaGTTTTCTTGTGGATTGTTGTGCAAAATGCAAGTAATAGTTTCTAGTTTGCATTTTATAACacggctgtttgtgtttgatatattcacatttctctctcccaAAATATTGTCATTACACTGTCACTTAGAcgtttcagaggcttttctaAATCCTCGCTAAAAGCTCTGTTGTTCACTTTTGACATGAAATGCTTAGCCGCTGAGAAATCAGTGGCACTTGACACTCACATTACATCTGTCGCTGTGTGTATGTAGGTCCATCAGAGGCCGTTACCCTGACGACACACCCCTGCCTACCCCCTCGTACAAGTACAACGAGTGGGCCAATGACAGAAAGCATTTGGGTTCTACACCTCGTTTATCACAAGGAAAAGGTGCTGTTCTAAAAACAAGCCATTTCACGCTCATGCACAAGATTTAAATACCGTTTGTCTGATAACATTTCTAATTCTGCCTCTTCGTCAGGGAGGAAAGAAGATGGCGAGGGAGGAATTATGTTTGATAATGAGGATGAGAAAGAGCAGTGGCAGGAGGACCAGAAGGTGACCCGCACAGTTATCCTTCATTTATTCCTCATGgaattatattttttattatactTATgacatacatttacatttgttgACGTCtcttgtttcactgttttgtaGCAAGCTGACAGAGATTGGTACATGATGGATGAAGGCTATGATGAGTTCCACAACCCTTTCACTTCCACCTCTGATGAATATGtaaagaagagagagcagatcCTTCAGAAGCAGACACAAAAGAGAATATCCGCCCAGAAACGACAGATCAACGAGGTGCAAACACAGTGTTTCATATCAGCGTCATCAgatctgtgtctgcatgcacaGACATGCTCTCTGTATGAGTGACTTATTCACAGTGTTGGGAAGGTTATTTTGGAAAGGTTGCCGATACACATCGATTTCATTGGTGGAGAAGAGGTGGGGCAAATTCAACTAAGGGAACCAGTCAAAAACAACGCTCAAATGTTGGGCACATTCTGCCATCCTGCCCTTGATGGTGTTGCACTTAAAATTGTCCCAGCAGCTTTGCTGGCCTGCAAACGTGCATTACATGTAACTAGTTACTACCCAACACTGCTCATTCATGTATTTGTCTTGTTGGTGCATCGGTCTGTGTCAGTGTATCTTTGTAACTGGCTGTTTCTTGTCTCAGGACAATGAACGGTGGGAGACCAACCGTATGCTGACCAGTGGTGTGGTGCAAAGGTTGGAGGTGGATGAAGACTTCGAGGAGGACAATGCTGCTAAAGTTCACCTGCTGGTTCACAACCTGGTTCCTCCCTTTCTGGATGGAAGAATAGTCTTCACCAAGCAGGTAAAGAACACCTAAACCCAGATCATGATCTCAGGCTGTGGCCACTGGATGTACCCTTGAGATGGATTAATAGTTATTCAGTGTCTTATATGTCATATTTCTGTCAGAACTATACTCCAagagtttgtttttaatctaaatgtttgtatgtgtgtgttttttttgtttgttgctgcagcCAGAGCCTGTCATCCCTGTGAAGGATGCTACCTCTGACATGGCCATCATCTCTCGTAAAGGCAGCCAGCTTGTCCGCAAACATCGTGAGCAGAAAGAACGCAAGAAGGTTGGCTGCATTAATAACTAATAACCGATAACACTCAGAGAAGGTCTTACACAAATGCAGAGACCTGTGAATGAGATTCTGCTGTTCTCTGTTGCAAAAATGCTTCAAAATAGCTGCAGGGCAAAAATTGTTGCATGAACCCTTTATAATACAACCCAATGATGAGCAAATCTGGCATGCTGAACATCCATAAATTTAGAATTGTACAGCTCTTTGAATCATTCAGAATTGTGCAGGGTTTGCATCATGCTTTGGCTTTAAGTGTTATTCCTGTGCTTTTAACAAAAGTGCGGATAGAATGCAGTTAATGGTATTGCTCTTTATATATTTAGAAAGCTGAAATCAGAGAATATTAATATCACTGGTACATTCATCTGTATGATTGTCACACTCTGCTGTTGAGAAATGTTAATGGGTTTGTTAGTGTGCACCTCTCCAGCTGATAATTCCAATCCTGTCTAACTTCATCACTTCACTACAAGATTCAGTCATGATCAAATTACCTGGACGATTGATGACATATTAAATGCAAACCACCATCAGTGAGGTGAAACTTGACAAATGCAACCCCAGGCGCTCCGTCATCTCTCCTGTGTGTGGAACGTGCATGACATTGCGGTCTGTGTGTGGAACAGTTAGAGACTGAGGCTTCAATCTTCATAAACCTGTGATATTGGTGGAATGATTATGTTTTCAggcacagcacaaacactgggaATTGGCAGGCACCAAGTTGGGGGATATCATGGGCATCAAGAAgaaggatgatgaagatgtctCTGGGGGAAAACCGGTCGGCGAGGACGGCAAAGTGGACTACAGGTGACCAGACTATTTATGCAAAGTTTGGATTTAgatgacatttcacattttgtttttagtcATCAACAGGCTCAGCTGGTAGAGCTCTGATGTCAGTTTGTCTGACCTGACatattcatttttgttgttttttctctctctgcccgacagagcagagcagaagttTGCAGAccacatgaaagaaaagagtgagGCCAGCAGTGAGTTTGCGAAGAAGAAGAGTCTTTTGGAGCAGAGGCAGTACCTGCCTATTTTCGCTGTCAGACAGCAACTTCTTAACATCATAAGGTATTCATACCCAAATCCAGTTTGACATCGTATCACAACTGTTATTCCATCACGGACTTATAACTTTGACTGTTTCAATGTGTTTGCTGGCATCTACAGGGACAACAGCATAGTGATTGTTGTAGGAGAGACGGGCAGTGGGAAGACCACCCAGCTCACTCAGTACCTGCATGAGGATGGCTACACTAGCTATGGCATGGTGGGTTGTACTCAGCCCCGAAGAGTGGCAGCCATGAGCGTGGCCAAGAGAGTCAGCGAGGAGATTGGAACTAACCTtggagaggaggtgagacagCAGTCACTGTATAGACATGTAGGGTCAATTCATTTGCTGTAGATGTCCTGAGTATTGATTTCAGTTTAAGGCTCAAATCTTAAGTCTGATCAAGACAGCAGAGAAGTTTATGGGTCTGCCATTTAACAGGATTTTATCTGGCCCTTGAGTATGTGCTCGTGAATTCTGGGAGGAGGTATAGGGTCCTCTTGTGTTATACACATTCATTTTGCCCTCTGTCAGTTAAACCTATCACTGGGCAACTCCTGGAGGAGTTTGATATTAGCAGGTTTTCACCAatcgtgtgtttgtttgtgtgttcaggagaCAATAAAAATATCCTTAATCTTAAAGCTGAAAGTGTACATGTCAGGTAGAATCATTCACTGCCGCATGAAACTGCAACTACAGAAAGAATGGTAAGTTAGTTTTTAACCAGATAGTAGTTGTAGTTGATAGAAGTTGTCTTgcctttgttttcagtcttaaGTAGTTAAGCTAAAGCGGTGGACTTGTTGTAATTCTGTCTGATTGCTCAAGGAGTGACTTCTGAGTAGAGACAAATAGAGCTACTATGACCTTGTGTCGCTGCTTTGAGGTTGTTTTAGGTTTGGTTGTTTTTCTGAGGGCTCTCATGCGCAGATAAGGGAAGACATATGCTGTGTAACattgccatctagtggccaaaAGGATGTTTGCAGGGATTGAACTGAGGAGCAGCAATAAAGGGAAACTCTGGAGCTGCTTAAATATTAGACAGAGCCTGTCAGAAATCGATCAGTAACAGAGACTAGGTAGttattttgcttttgataaggtctaatttgtctttttttgtaaCGCCTATGCATATCATATTTAAACTTGCTTTAAAGTTCATACTCATTGTTTTGAGTTGATTATTCTGACATTGTTGCCGGCAGGTGGGTTACGCTATCCGTTTTGAGGACTGCACATCCGAGAAAACACTGATAAAGTACATGACAGACGGCATCCTGCTCAGGGAGTCACTGAGGGAGTCAGACCTGGACCACTACAGTGCTGTGATCATGGACGAGGCTCACGAACGCTCCCTGAATACTGATGTGCTGTTCGGCCTGCTACGTGAGGTCCGTACACAACTACCAAACACCAGTAAAAGATCACTGTTATCTTTGTTATTTtcaagacacacatgcagacacccACACAGCTGCATCTGCGGTGTGTCTAAATGATAAAGTACCAcgttttcttttctgatttcaATGTAAATACACTGATTTCATTGAaccatctctctgctgtccGCTGTGTCCCATCAGGTTGTGTCTCGCCGCACTGATTTAAAACTCATAGTAACCTCTGCAACTATGGACTCGGACaagtttgctgcattttttggCAACGTACCCATATTCCACATTCCAGGAAGAACATTTCCCGTAGACATCTTGTTTAGCAAggtatgtttttgtttccattctGCTTTCACTTAAAGGCACTTACACTAAATCCTAAATACATTACATCATTGCCACCAAATCCTTTTGGCAtctttgtattattattattattattattcttattattattattattattattattattattattattattattattaatccaTATTTCAAAAAAATACTACTCATGTAATTTTTAAGAAATTGTCTTAATTAGACTAACATGCTATAGTCATCTTAGATTGTAATGAAATCTTCAACCTGTAAAAATTGTCTTACCTTAAGAAAAGCCTATATGATTGACATAAGCACAGTAAAACAATTTATGACCTTTAGTCCTATTTTCACTACAATATACAGCTTTCAGTTAATCAGACTGTGTCAACCAACATTCGGCATATAACAATTAAAagctgtctcttctgtctctattttgcttgttgttgggtcatttcattgcttttgttctgtattgggctgatttgttgtgttttgtgctgtgtaGACTCCTCAGGAGGACTATGTGGAGGCAGCAGTGAAGCAGGCCCTGCAGATCCACCTCAGTGGGTTGATAGGAGACATCCTCATCTTTATGCCCGGCCAGGAGGATATTGAGGTGAGGGACATGGCTGCTATTATCAATCAGATTGTTGTCACATATTCATTTTGGCCTAAATAACTGATCTGAATGACATGGACAAAAGGTGCTGCAGAAAGAGCTAGAGCTAATAAGAATTTTGCCCGTCATAAACGTAGACATAAAAGGAAAGTTTCTAAAAATATTGGCATAAATGAttcctcagccactggcctttCTGAGCAACACAGTCCTGTTTTCACACGACACACGCTGACATGTGTGATATTTGCTCTCAAAGACTGAATGTAACCTGTCACTCCAAACTCTGCTGGTCACATGATGCCAAtgctttgcattttgttttgccaACTGAAGTAAAGTTTGTCCGTGTCCTTGCAGGTGACGTCGGATCAGATCGTGGAGCGGTTGGAGGACTTGGAGAATGCTCCTCCTCTGGCTGTGCTGCCCATCTACTCCCAGCTGCCTTCTGACCTCCAGGCCAAGATCTTCCAGAAGGTTTGTATCTGTAACGGCCTGCAACGTTGCGCGCATTTCTACGCTGTGAGAACTTGCACTAAACACACATGAGAAAACGCACAAGTTGACTGCCTTCAATTTATCCTCTGATAGGCTCCAGATGGTGTGAGGAAATGCATTGTTGCCACAAACATCGCTGAGACCTCTCTCACTGTGGATGGAATCATGTTTGTCGTGGATTCAGGATACTGCAAACTTAAGGTTACATtatacattttatatatatgtgtgtgtgtgtgtgtgtgtgtgtgtgtgtgtgtgtgtgtgtgtgtgttacttacACCACAgttctttctctgtgtgcaaGTTTAAGTCAAACTgataccatttttttttttggtttgtttttttcctgtcaacAGGTTTTCAATCCTCGTATTGGAATGGATGCTCTGCAGGTTTATCCCATCAGCCAGGCGAACGCCAACCAGCGTTCTGGCAGAGCAGGACGTACAGGACCAGGCCAGTGTTACAGGTAATGACCCAGATGTCGTCACCCtgcatttgcatgtgttcacaaacacaagcagtgtTAAGATGGATTGGTTAACAGTTATGTCAGGTACAGGTTTCTGTAAGGCTGCTCCTAACCTTTTTAACCTTTTAGCTGGAAATATGAAGAGACCCCTGATCCTACAGAAGGGAGGGTCACAGGAAcgtacaacccagattccagaaaagttgctgtgtaaaacataaatgaaacagaatatcatcatttgcttttcctttttgaCAGATACTTAGTTGACATTCAGTGAGTGAACACAAACCACCTGAGTGTGATGTTTCTTTTCAGTTCCCGCCTCCCTCAGAAAGGGACACCATTTTGGCTTGACTTTCgttaaagtgtgttttctcctctcagtcATTTGAGGTCATTGCTGTCCCCAGACGGTCTGCTCAGGGCTCTGGATGTGTGACTTGACCATGCTATCAGGGCAGGAAGAGGGAGAGCGGGCCAGAACCTTAATCTCCAGAGGATTTCATGCATTTTAACTCTGTTTATGGCAGAAAAATGTGCCACAAAAGACCCTGTCAGTGGTTTCACATGACCCCCTCCCTCTTTTGCCACATTTACTTAAGCAAAGATtgagtggcacacacacacacacacacacacacacacacacacacacacacacacacacacacacacacacacacactcgcacacaggGTGATGCTTTTTGCATTGCTAATGAGCTAGAATGCTTATGGAAGCCCACATATTCTGCATTAATCCTGCCCACCTGCTCTTAAACATGAGCTTGCACAAATCTAGGAAGAATCAGTTTCGGAGCAGCTTTGCAGAGTACAGTCGAGGTGTTTGTGTAGCTGtgcatgtgcgcatgtgtgtatgcgtcagacagcagagacggTGAGTCACGCTGGTTTGCTCCACTTGCGTGGAGAATTCCTCACTCAAAGACCCTTTTAGCTGTGACTGCAGGCACTCACTCACAAGCTCAAAACCTTCATGTACATTCAAATCATTCTGTAATTATAAGCTTCTCCGTCAGACAGCTGTAATTGTTGCAAGAGCTTTAAGTCGTGTGCTTCACTTTGCTTCCTTAAATAACTTAAATAACTCAGTTTTCCTCCGCAGCTGATCTACGTGTGGCGCTCGCTGCTCAGTTACAATCCCATTGGCATGCCTGGAGAACATAATAATTCCCATCAGTGTCACGTAACAACATGGCCCAGAGGAGCATATTCCTCCTTGCTCTGTGCTCGTCTGTGCAGTGTTTCAGTTtacatcaaaaatgaaaaagaatgtacaaacacagttttcttATTTAGAAAATCTGATTCTAGTAGAACATCACTGAGTGCGGTAGATGTCATACTCGCTGTGTCCTTCTCTGTCCAGGCTCTACACTCAGAGTGCCTATAAGAATGAGATGCTGACTACCACCATTCCAGAGATCCAGAGGACCAACCTGGCTAACGTAGTGCTGCTGTTGAAGTCTCTGGGCGTTCAGGATTTGCTCCTCTTCCACTTCATGGATCCCCCACCTGAGGACAACATGCTCAACTCCATGTACCAGCTCTGGATCCTGGGAGCTCTGGACAACACAGGTGGGTCGTTGAAGTGTTGGAGGCATTACAAGATAATGTTGATAACATACTTTTTAAttgacttttattattattagctaaTTATGAGGTATTGCAGCAAGACGTGATTGTCCAATAGACAGTGTGAAAAATATTATCAGCGTCCTACATTCAACTGGTTGAACTGggtgtattattattatatggtCTAAACAGTCTTCAGTAATGCAGACTAAAGTGTGGGACAGTCAttcagtgcacttttttttgtaattctctttttttattgccttttcaacaaataacagcagcaacatttacatcgaaaaaaaatgtaataaaaaaaaaaactgaataaaaaataaaatcataaaaataaagtgacaaaacaaaacaaaacgtacATTTAAGTAtaaatgcatacatacacagagtagGCATTGATATTTCAATTCAGTTATTCACATGGCAGTAACGCCAACCTCACTCAGCATTATCTCATCATATTCCATATCACTTTGCTATCAGTCATCTGTCTGATGTCTAACACTAGGTACAACcctaatccatccatccatccattatctataccgactatccctttcggggtttcgggggggctggagcctatcccagctgtcaacgggcgagaggcggggtacaccctggaccggtcgccagtcgatcgcagggcaacacacagagacagacaaccattcacgctcacactcacacctaaggtcaatttagagtcatcatttaacctaataagcatgtttttggtctgtgggaggaagccggagagaacccacgcatgcacgggaagaacatgcaaacttcacacagaaaggccctgcctgacctggggatcgaaccagcgaccttcttgctgtgaggcacgcgcactacctgctgcgccactgtgcgGCCCACAACCCTAATCTTTAACATAAAATGACCGTGTCAGTTTCTCGTAGGTTAATCACTCAGTATCATTCAGTGCACATTTAAACTAGGGCTGCAACTGACAGTTACAGATGCATGAAAAAATGCATCTGTAACTGTCCCCCCCCCCGTGAAGAGTTAAGTGAGGAGAAACTGGACTGATCTTCAAGACGCACACAGTTAAAGATCAAACATTGTCTTCAACATGTTAAGCAAGATtagtgcattgtttttgttttgtacaattttagagggaaaaaaggaaacaagcacacacacacacacacacacacacacacacacacacacacacacacacacacacacacacacacacacacacacacacacacacacaccatgactTTTATTCAGCTTGTTCACAGCCATCATAAGAAAGGCcaggtgatgcaaatttcaaagctttatggACACTCTGAGCGGCTGCTTAGCgctctgaaaattaaaataattgataCTCACAAAGTAGGAGAAGGCTAAAAGTAGacagcaaagtgttttcagtgagCGGTTTCCTCAGTTCgtaatgtaattaagaaatggcaGTTATGTGGAGGTTAAGCTGAGGTCTGGAGGACATGGAAAGCTTTCTGAGAGAACTGCTGGTAGGATTGCTTGAAAGGCAAATCAAACCCTCAGGTTTGACTGCAAAAGACCAAAAGTGGTTGTGTAACGTGTAGCAgcacctgcacaaatatgagGTTCCTGGAAGAATCAGCAGAAGGAAACATTCCTGCttcctcaccacaaaattcagcatcagACATTTGCAAAGGAACATCTAAACAAGCcctgtggactgatgaagttaaaatagAAGTTTTTGGTCACGATGttatgtttggagaaaaaagggTAAACTTTTTCATGTCTCTCtatattcattatttcattgttGTTTGATCTGTAAATTCTGAGCAAATTTGTGACAAATGTCCATCAAGTTTCCAGAGCTAAAGGTGAcgtctttaaatgtcttgttttgtccaacctaCAGCCAAAACCCCCAAATATTCAGCTTTGTGGCatagaagaaaataaaacaagcaaagatTATATAGCTAATCTTTGCAGATGCTGATTGATTTTaaacatattaataataaacaataaaaaaatagtaCTTGTCCATCATGTAGTCGTAATGTTATGCTAACTATCTCAATCCCTGCCCGTAACAGCAGACCTGACAAGGCCTCCGTCATTCTTATCGACAGTATAAACAGCAACATAAATCCTCCTtttgagatgaagatgaagctgtGACGGAGAACTCCGGGTGCTTGAGGGTTGTATTTCCCCCTCAGTGCTGCTTGGAGTTGCTACATAGTGATGCtgacaccacaaacacaggcagGAGTGTGTTTAAAAGATGCTGCAGTGATGGCGCAGACGCTGCAAACAGGCCCGG contains:
- the dhx38 gene encoding pre-mRNA-splicing factor ATP-dependent RNA helicase PRP16; the encoded protein is MDDDVSMHRLEGCDPAAQVGGLIVKKKSAAAEPHVFRAPTPRTSLLGLDLLAAQKRKERECKEQADANDDDRNCKKSKVSSYKDWEEGKSDSGSDEEDDDKNRGAKKESASRKYRVTGSETPSNPGGVSEEFRRRHQQREKDRREHGVYASSKEERNRERERERSRDKGRDRRSERDERESSHSRSGGRSERSERGERSERSQRDGWSDRISRGSKRDEPLTPQHRPRDSFTPSRSNWEEDDSGYASSRHSQWESPSPAPSHKESDRSERSHRSSRESERRDRSIRGRYPDDTPLPTPSYKYNEWANDRKHLGSTPRLSQGKGRKEDGEGGIMFDNEDEKEQWQEDQKQADRDWYMMDEGYDEFHNPFTSTSDEYVKKREQILQKQTQKRISAQKRQINEDNERWETNRMLTSGVVQRLEVDEDFEEDNAAKVHLLVHNLVPPFLDGRIVFTKQPEPVIPVKDATSDMAIISRKGSQLVRKHREQKERKKAQHKHWELAGTKLGDIMGIKKKDDEDVSGGKPVGEDGKVDYRAEQKFADHMKEKSEASSEFAKKKSLLEQRQYLPIFAVRQQLLNIIRDNSIVIVVGETGSGKTTQLTQYLHEDGYTSYGMVGCTQPRRVAAMSVAKRVSEEIGTNLGEEVGYAIRFEDCTSEKTLIKYMTDGILLRESLRESDLDHYSAVIMDEAHERSLNTDVLFGLLREVVSRRTDLKLIVTSATMDSDKFAAFFGNVPIFHIPGRTFPVDILFSKTPQEDYVEAAVKQALQIHLSGLIGDILIFMPGQEDIEVTSDQIVERLEDLENAPPLAVLPIYSQLPSDLQAKIFQKAPDGVRKCIVATNIAETSLTVDGIMFVVDSGYCKLKVFNPRIGMDALQVYPISQANANQRSGRAGRTGPGQCYRLYTQSAYKNEMLTTTIPEIQRTNLANVVLLLKSLGVQDLLLFHFMDPPPEDNMLNSMYQLWILGALDNTGALTPTGRLMVEFPLDPALSKMLIVSCDMGCSADILIIVSMLSVPAIFYRPKGREEESDQVREKFSVPESDHLTYLNVYMQWKNNNYSSIWCNEHFIHTKAMRKVREVRSQLKDIMVQQRMNLISCGSDWDIIRKCICAAYFHQAAKLKGIGEYVNVRTGMPCHLHPTSSLFGMGYTPDYIIYHELVMTTKEYMQCVTAVEGEWLAELGPMFYSIKHAGKSRQENRRRAKEEISNMEEEMSLAEEQLRARREEQEKKSNTTSVKAVKICTPGRKDEAPMTPRRTPARFGL